From Glycine soja cultivar W05 chromosome 4, ASM419377v2, whole genome shotgun sequence, the proteins below share one genomic window:
- the LOC114409286 gene encoding signal peptidase complex-like protein DTM1 encodes MANDAALRTSLLWLAAVILVVGICTHSFKKMMATYVLGVLGIAALLLPDWDYFNRDFSRWPYPVTAEERANSSIHAQGSGFLRFANSPLRVIAYSVVYGYAMYKWWEYVST; translated from the exons ATGGCAAACGACGCTGCTCTGAGAACCTCTCTGCTCTGGCTTGCAGCAGTTATATTGGTGGTTGGAATATGCACCCACTCTTTCAAGAAGATGATGGCCACCTATGTCTTGGGTGTTCTTGGGATTGCTGCTCTGCTTCTTCCTGATTGGGATTACTTCAACCGAGATTTCTCTCGTTGGCCTTACCCTGTCACTGCTGAGGAAAGGGCCAATTCTTCTATTCATGCCCAAGGATCTGGTTTTTTAAG GTTTGCGAATTCTCCTCTGAGGGTGATTGCTTATAGCGTGGTTTATGGATATGCTATGTACAAATGGTGGGAGTATGTATCAACCTAA
- the LOC114409285 gene encoding protein DETOXIFICATION 10-like: protein MLITSCVTLCVRIPLCWVLVFKTRQNNVGGALAMSISIWSNVFFHGLYMRYSPTCAKTGAPIFMELFQRLWEFFRFAIPSAVMICLEWWPFELIILLSGLLLNPQLETSVLSVCTRISNELGVGNPRGARVSVRAAMSFAVVETTIVSGTLFACRHVFGYIFSNEKEVVDSVTLMAPLVCIWVILDNIQGVLAGVARGC, encoded by the exons ATGCTTATAACATCTTGTGTCACTCTATGTGTCCGCATACCCCTTTGTTGGGTTTTGGTGTTCAAGACTAGACAGAATAATGTTGGTGGAGCATTAGCAATGAGCATTTCAATATGGTCAAATGTGTTTTTTCATGGATTATACATGAGATATTCTCCTACATGTGCAAAAACTGGTGCACCCATTTTTATGGAATTGTTCCAAAGACTTTGGGAGTTCTTTCGTTTTGCTATCCCTTCTGCAGTAATGATTTG CCTTGAATGGTGGCCATTTGAGCTGATTATCTTGTTGTCTGGGCTGTTACTAAATCCACAACTTGAAACTTCTGTTTTATCCGTTTG CACAAGAATTTCAAATGAATTAGGAGTGGGGAATCCACGTGGTGCCCGTGTTTCTGTGAGGGCTGCAATGTCTTTTGCGGTCGTTGAGACAACTATAGTTAGCGGAACCCTCTTTGCTTGTCGCCATGTTTTTGGCTATATTTTTAGCAATGAGAAGGAAGTTGTAGATTCTGTCACTCTCATGGCTCCTTTGGTTTGCATATGGGTTATACTTGACAACATACAAGGTGTTCTCGCAG GGGTTGCTAGAGGTTGTTGA